One genomic window of Ziziphus jujuba cultivar Dongzao chromosome 4, ASM3175591v1 includes the following:
- the LOC107415459 gene encoding cyclin-dependent protein kinase inhibitor SMR6, with the protein MGFSKKSQIDGVLESEGNKKWVIAGISLRTTLKPVNTKPRKESEDDGDEEPCSTTPTAKEARIPEILTCPPAPRKRRTSSRCSNFNGVREFFTPPDLETVFIPHVEKAN; encoded by the coding sequence ATGGGATTCTCAAAGAAGTCGCAAATAGATGGAGTTTTGGAATCGGAAGGTAATAAAAAGTGGGTAATCGCCGGAATTTCTCTACGGACAACTTTGAAGCCGGTAAATACGAAACCAAGGAAAGAGAGCGAAGACGACGGTGATGAAGAGCCGTGTTCGACGACCCCAACAGCGAAAGAAGCCAGAATACCAGAGATTTTGACGTGTCCTCCTGCACCCAGGAAACGCCGAACTTCTTCAAGATGCAGCAACTTCAATGGTGTAAGGGAGTTCTTTACTCCGCCTGATTTGGAAACAGTATTCATACCCCATGTTGAGAAAGCAAACTGA
- the LOC107415467 gene encoding F-box/LRR-repeat protein 4, protein MVVENLLCDELLQEIFLKLPPSSSFSVSLVSKRWLHLYRTSKTSLSLRLTPHNSTIPSLSSLLSHYPFLSSLSLLLPPDPTAATTTEAFSDQLLLLVSSSCSKLHSLRFLAGPVSLSSLNSLSASCTHLTSLGINLFRPLFLTWVVNFPSLKELSIWVCNEECLLDQANEVNMGYGLYSREDFDAELGLESLSLSGIRADDWGTGWLWRSCKKLKKLQLRSCEGIGDGGSFSSFLRCLQGIQEVELRTCRSIVDGVLLKLAENCDSLISLLVYDGGSREGLLRFFSQCRCKLQKLDLRLPLDLNNDHLLAVAVNFRSLSSLRLQSCCLVSGEGLKALGIAMSSGLEELALINCDVVEREPGLLATLGQNLRQLRKLDLSYNEMLLDKEFISMLVSCNSLVDLRLRGCKGLTNAAMVTMSKSCKRLENVDIMYCGGIQAEAIELFVMNSPQLRKVQVEESKLSDVVKARASHKFIQII, encoded by the coding sequence atgGTGGTGGAGAACTTGCTCTGCGATGAACTCCTTCAAGAAATCTTTCTGAAACTACCACCGTCTTCGTCTTTTTCGGTTTCTTTGGTCTCCAAGCGTTGGCTCCACCTCTACCGTACATCCAAGACTTCTCTTTCTCTCCGTCTTACCCCTCACAATTCCACAATTCCTTCTCTGTCCTCCCTTCTCTCTCACTACCCTTTCctctcctccctctctctcctcctccctCCTGACCCCACCGCCGCCACCACAACCGAAGCTTTCTCCGATCAACTCCTTCTCTTAGTTTCCTCCTCCTGTTCCAAGCTTCACAGCCTCAGGTTCTTGGCTGGTCCTGTCTCTCTTTCCTCTCTGAATTCTCTCTCTGCGTCATGTACACACCTCACCTCTCTCGGTATCAACCTCTTCAGGCCTCTTTTTCTCACCTGGGTTGTGAATTTTCCTTCCTTGAAAGAATTATCAATCTGGGTATGCAACGAGGAATGTCTTCTTGACCAGGCAAACGAGGTCAACATGGGATATGGGTTGTATTCAAGAGAGGATTTTGATGCCGAATTGGGTTTGGAGAGTCTCTCTTTATCAGGAATTCGAGCCGATGATTGGGGTACTGGTTGGTTATGGAGGAGCTGCAAGAAGCTGAAGAAATTGCAACTGCGGAGCTGCGAAGGCATCGGCGATGGAGGGTCTTTTTCGTCATTTCTCAGGTGCTTGCAGGGAATTCAAGAAGTTGAGCTCAGAACCTGTAGGAGCATAGTTGATGGGGTTTTGCTCAAATTGGCTGAGAATTGCGATTCTCTCATTTCTCTGCTTGTTTATGACGGAGGCAGTAGAGAAGGTTTGCTTAGGTTCTTCAGCCAATGCCGCTGTAAATTACAAAAACTCGATCTTCGATTGCCTCTCGACCTCAACAATGACCACCTCTTGGCTGTTGCTGTGAATTTCAGAAGCCTTTCAAGTCTCCGACTTCAGAGTTGTTGCCTTGTCAGTGGTGAAGGCCTAAAGGCTTTAGGAATCGCCATGAGTTCTGGCCTTGAAGAATTGGCACTGATAAACTGCGATGTGGTTGAAAGAGAACCTGGGTTGTTGGCCACGTTAGGACAGAATTTGAGGCAGTTGAGGAAACTGGATTTGTCTTACAATGAAATGTTGCTGGATAAGGAATTCATTTCCATGCTGGTTTCTTGTAATTCTTTGGTGGATTTGAGGCTGAGAGGTTGTAAAGGACTAACGAATGCAGCTATGGTTACCATGTCTAAGAGCTGCAAGCGTTTGGAAAATGTTGATATTATGTATTGTGGTGGAATTCAAGCTGAGGCAATTGAATTGTTTGTGATGAATTCTCCCCAGCTGAGAAAAGTGCAGGTTGAGGAAAGCAAGCTGTCCGATGTTGTAAAAGCCCGGGCATCACATAAATTCATCCAAATTATTTAG